In Gimesia benthica, a single window of DNA contains:
- a CDS encoding efflux RND transporter permease subunit, with product MLNSIIRLSLTHRTLVLAACVVVLAYGGYLTTTLPIDVFPDLDRPRVVILTECPGMSSEEVETLVTYPIETAILGANGVEDVRSQSSQGMNVIYIEFSWKTEPRYARQIVSERLANVPMPPGIRPIMTPQASIMGQILHVGIHRRKGPQGGKLTAVGQTGLLAERTGNEASPELTVWNPVNRNDLSLWKKIEVENPKWDETNPGRDVAFVWNKRSYDVIFPTPLEERMDLRTTADWLIRPRLLKLTGIAEVIVMGGDEKQYQVLVDPIKLQEYNVSLQDVEAAVQSNNLNASGGFIIGGQTERSVRVIGRLGALTSDVLDELRKAPVKMNGDRAVLLYQVAQIVEGPAPKRGDASIDGHAGVVITIVKQPHADTRKLTDDVMAALSDAESTLPADIVINTSLFQLKSFIDRGIYYVEEALVIGAILVVIVLFLFLLNFRTTFITLTAIPLSLVITTLVFRIVGVMSGTELSINVMTLGGIAVAIGELVDDAIVDVENIFRRLGENNLNPNPKPAIVVVYEASREIRSAIVFGTAVVVLAFMPLFALSGVEGRLFIPLGIAYIVSILASLLVSLTVTPVLSYYLLPQAKATHAHQDGRLLRVLKWGASFLIRFSMRRAGILLVLTWALVGYSVWELSKLGADFLPKFDEGSVQINVSLPGGSSLKASNEASSLIDSQLVKLQKSAENPNGPVLHFFRRTGRAELDEHAQPVNVGEYILTMNPDSDHGRDEFLDTLLSDLRSNVPGVGIEAEQPLSHLISHMLSGVKAQVGIKLYGDDLDKLRELAGEVRDAITDIPGVTPPIIDPQERVDELHVVLKPDELAFFGLSREYIADFVQTALKGEAVSQVLDGQRRFDLVIKLNEEHRSDPYNLGELRIDLPDGRGQIRLREVANFPGSASGPNLINRENVRRRQTIRCNVSGRDLASAVSEIEERVRDQVALPTGYFVEFGGQFEAQRSATFLITILAAVSVAGIFIVLMMLYPSARITFQILNAIPTAFIGGVFALVLTNQTLTVASMVGFVSLGGISVRNGILLVTHYFHLMDEEGEAFSQNMVLRGSLERLAPVLMTALTAGIALIPLVVGGNKPGLEILYPVATVILGGLVTSTFCEFFIHPGLFWKFSGKDAERLVRSKSSDEELLRSV from the coding sequence GTGCTCAATTCAATCATCCGACTCTCACTGACCCATCGAACGCTGGTGCTTGCCGCCTGTGTCGTTGTCCTGGCTTATGGGGGTTATTTAACGACAACCTTACCTATTGATGTGTTCCCAGATCTTGATCGACCTCGAGTCGTGATTCTAACAGAGTGTCCTGGCATGTCTTCTGAAGAAGTCGAAACGCTGGTTACTTATCCAATAGAAACAGCGATCCTAGGGGCAAACGGGGTTGAAGATGTCCGCAGTCAATCCAGTCAGGGCATGAATGTCATTTACATCGAGTTCAGTTGGAAGACGGAACCTCGGTACGCTCGACAGATTGTGTCAGAGCGTCTGGCAAATGTACCGATGCCACCAGGCATCCGTCCGATTATGACACCTCAGGCATCCATAATGGGGCAGATTCTGCATGTTGGAATTCATCGCAGAAAGGGGCCACAAGGTGGAAAGTTGACTGCGGTTGGGCAGACGGGATTACTGGCAGAACGCACAGGAAATGAAGCAAGTCCTGAACTGACCGTTTGGAATCCGGTGAATCGAAACGATCTCAGCTTGTGGAAGAAAATTGAAGTCGAGAATCCCAAATGGGATGAGACAAACCCTGGGCGTGATGTGGCATTTGTCTGGAATAAACGGTCCTATGACGTTATTTTCCCGACTCCTCTCGAAGAACGAATGGATCTGCGTACGACCGCGGACTGGTTAATCAGACCGCGACTACTGAAGCTGACTGGCATTGCTGAGGTCATTGTCATGGGCGGTGATGAGAAGCAGTATCAGGTTCTGGTTGATCCCATCAAGTTGCAAGAATATAACGTATCACTTCAGGATGTTGAGGCCGCTGTCCAGTCAAATAACCTGAATGCCAGTGGCGGGTTTATAATCGGAGGCCAGACAGAGCGTTCTGTGAGGGTGATTGGTCGTCTTGGTGCTCTGACAAGCGACGTCCTGGATGAGCTCCGAAAAGCCCCTGTCAAAATGAATGGAGACCGTGCCGTACTTTTATATCAGGTGGCACAAATCGTGGAAGGGCCGGCTCCCAAACGGGGCGATGCCAGTATTGATGGACATGCCGGTGTGGTTATTACAATTGTCAAACAGCCACATGCTGACACCAGAAAACTGACTGACGACGTGATGGCTGCTTTGAGTGATGCAGAATCAACGCTACCTGCCGACATTGTGATCAATACCAGCCTGTTTCAGCTCAAGAGTTTTATTGACCGAGGAATTTACTACGTCGAAGAAGCGCTTGTCATAGGAGCCATTCTTGTCGTGATCGTGCTGTTCTTGTTTCTGCTGAATTTTCGCACGACATTCATCACGTTGACAGCCATTCCATTGTCGCTGGTGATTACAACTCTGGTATTTCGCATCGTAGGGGTCATGTCTGGGACAGAATTATCAATCAACGTAATGACCCTGGGGGGAATTGCAGTTGCCATTGGCGAACTGGTCGATGATGCCATTGTGGATGTGGAAAATATCTTTCGACGCCTGGGAGAAAACAATTTAAATCCCAATCCGAAACCTGCCATTGTGGTCGTGTATGAAGCCAGTCGAGAAATCCGCTCTGCCATCGTCTTCGGGACAGCAGTCGTTGTCCTGGCCTTTATGCCTCTATTTGCTTTGTCCGGTGTGGAAGGTCGCTTGTTTATCCCATTGGGAATTGCCTATATCGTTTCAATTCTGGCTTCTTTACTGGTCTCACTGACTGTCACACCGGTACTCTCTTACTACCTCCTGCCTCAAGCAAAGGCAACTCATGCCCATCAGGATGGGCGGTTACTACGAGTGCTGAAATGGGGAGCGAGTTTCCTGATTCGATTCAGTATGCGGCGGGCAGGCATCCTATTGGTTTTGACCTGGGCACTCGTTGGTTACAGTGTCTGGGAATTGTCAAAGTTGGGAGCTGACTTTCTTCCCAAATTTGATGAGGGAAGCGTACAAATCAATGTATCTTTACCTGGCGGATCGTCGCTGAAAGCATCCAACGAGGCATCCTCACTGATTGATTCGCAACTTGTCAAACTGCAGAAGTCTGCAGAAAATCCGAATGGTCCCGTATTGCACTTTTTTCGCAGGACAGGTCGAGCAGAGCTGGATGAACATGCTCAGCCAGTCAACGTGGGTGAATACATTTTGACGATGAACCCAGACTCAGACCATGGTCGGGACGAGTTTCTGGATACGCTACTCTCTGATTTGCGCTCAAATGTACCAGGGGTTGGGATTGAAGCGGAACAACCCCTTTCTCACCTGATTAGCCATATGCTGTCCGGAGTGAAAGCCCAAGTCGGGATTAAGCTGTATGGAGACGACCTCGACAAGCTGCGCGAGTTGGCAGGAGAAGTTCGCGATGCGATCACTGATATACCTGGTGTGACACCTCCCATTATCGACCCACAGGAACGGGTAGATGAGTTACATGTAGTCCTGAAACCTGATGAGCTGGCTTTCTTTGGGCTGAGTCGGGAATACATAGCCGACTTCGTACAGACTGCGTTGAAAGGCGAAGCAGTATCGCAAGTCTTAGATGGTCAGAGACGTTTTGACCTTGTGATTAAACTCAACGAAGAGCATCGCTCAGATCCTTATAATCTGGGTGAACTACGTATTGATCTTCCCGATGGGCGGGGGCAAATACGTTTGCGAGAAGTGGCCAACTTCCCAGGTTCAGCCAGTGGACCAAATTTGATCAACCGAGAAAACGTCAGGCGCCGTCAAACAATCCGTTGTAATGTCTCAGGACGTGACCTCGCCAGTGCAGTCTCTGAAATTGAAGAACGGGTGCGTGATCAGGTCGCATTGCCAACCGGTTACTTTGTTGAGTTTGGGGGACAATTTGAAGCTCAACGGTCTGCTACGTTTCTGATTACAATACTGGCGGCAGTTTCAGTCGCTGGAATATTTATTGTTCTCATGATGCTTTATCCGTCAGCACGGATCACGTTTCAGATCCTGAATGCCATTCCGACTGCTTTTATTGGTGGTGTCTTCGCACTAGTATTAACCAACCAGACTCTTACCGTGGCTAGCATGGTAGGATTCGTATCTCTGGGGGGAATTTCTGTGCGAAACGGCATCCTGTTAGTGACACACTACTTTCATTTAATGGATGAAGAAGGGGAAGCGTTTAGTCAAAACATGGTGCTGCGGGGAAGTTTGGAAAGGCTTGCTCCGGTCCTGATGACCGCCTTGACCGCCGGTATTGCTTTGATTCCTCTTGTGGTGGGTGGTAATAAACCAGGGTTAGAAATTTTATACCCTGTCGCCACTGTGATTTTAGGAGGTTTGGTAACCTCAACGTTTTGCGAATTTTTTATTCACCCCGGCTTATTCTGGAAATTCTCGGGGAAAGATGCCGAACGACTGGTCCGTAGTAAAAGCTCTGATGAAGAACTGCTGCGATCTGTATAA
- a CDS encoding efflux RND transporter periplasmic adaptor subunit translates to MLCLLANHQLLAIEGRAFRDETQLLEQSVKAGWPVEVDFQENAIADWPPVNQTFWIQYLANVIDPINRTFAFRMALENQSRVVKQDGMTQILWRFRPGHKVRILIRVEKLENVFVLPTDAVARDGAEAFVFTQNVNTFQRKAVRVLERDRRYTVIANDGSLMPGSFVVQSSAEQLNRMLKSSSGDDLPEGYHIHADGSLHKNEDEGN, encoded by the coding sequence ATGTTGTGTTTGCTGGCAAATCATCAGTTGCTGGCAATAGAAGGTCGGGCATTTCGAGACGAAACACAACTTCTTGAACAAAGTGTCAAAGCCGGTTGGCCAGTTGAAGTGGACTTTCAGGAAAACGCGATCGCAGACTGGCCTCCCGTTAATCAGACTTTCTGGATTCAATATCTGGCAAATGTCATAGATCCCATTAATCGTACCTTTGCGTTTCGTATGGCGTTGGAAAATCAGTCTAGAGTTGTGAAACAAGATGGAATGACCCAGATACTCTGGCGGTTTCGTCCAGGTCATAAAGTCCGCATCTTGATCCGGGTCGAAAAGCTCGAAAACGTCTTTGTACTTCCCACGGATGCCGTTGCCCGCGACGGAGCTGAAGCATTTGTTTTTACCCAGAACGTCAATACGTTTCAACGCAAGGCGGTTCGAGTACTGGAACGAGACCGACGCTATACCGTCATCGCGAATGATGGATCGCTCATGCCTGGTTCGTTTGTAGTACAGAGTTCTGCCGAACAGTTGAACCGTATGTTGAAGTCCTCATCAGGAGACGACTTACCAGAAGGCTACCACATTCACGCCGATGGCAGTCTCCATAAGAACGAAGACGAAGGGAATTAG
- a CDS encoding HlyD family secretion protein translates to MKKLLQIVKPILAIGIVAILIATGYFTRDNWLPLLEQNKTARSDNVSTASTKASDKKNAASEQIILSDQAIANLGLQVKSIQPETYWKTLQVPGMVVDRPGRSDRGIVSPVDGVVDKMNYFPGDTVHPGDVLYTIRILSESLQQTQSKLFKDTQDIKLAEAKKKRLESSGGAVPGARIIEVASEITRLKVAIKGYRQELLSRSFTQNQLNEVAAGNFVKELNILVPSQASESKPLGTSVVLQATGEEVKLDSPPPLKFRNAK, encoded by the coding sequence ATGAAGAAACTTCTTCAAATAGTGAAACCCATTCTGGCAATCGGGATCGTTGCGATATTGATTGCTACCGGCTATTTCACGCGTGACAATTGGTTGCCGCTTTTAGAACAAAACAAAACCGCCAGATCGGATAACGTTTCTACTGCTTCAACCAAAGCAAGCGATAAGAAAAACGCAGCTTCCGAGCAGATTATTCTATCAGACCAGGCGATTGCCAATTTGGGCTTGCAGGTCAAATCAATACAGCCTGAGACCTATTGGAAAACGCTACAGGTCCCGGGCATGGTAGTGGATCGACCCGGTCGCAGTGATCGAGGGATCGTTTCTCCTGTAGATGGAGTGGTCGACAAAATGAATTATTTTCCAGGCGACACAGTCCACCCTGGGGATGTGCTCTATACGATCCGCATCCTTAGCGAGTCTTTGCAACAGACCCAGTCGAAACTGTTTAAAGATACGCAAGACATCAAACTCGCCGAAGCAAAAAAGAAACGCCTGGAATCTTCAGGAGGAGCAGTCCCCGGTGCCCGGATCATTGAAGTCGCTAGTGAAATCACGCGACTGAAAGTGGCAATCAAAGGGTATCGTCAGGAACTGCTTAGTCGAAGTTTTACACAAAATCAGTTGAACGAAGTGGCTGCAGGTAATTTCGTCAAAGAACTGAATATTCTCGTTCCCTCTCAAGCTAGCGAATCCAAACCATTGGGGACCTCTGTCGTGCTGCAGGCGACAGGTGAGGAAGTAAAACTGGACTCCCCCCCTCCTTTGAAGTTCAGGAATGCAAAATAG